The following proteins come from a genomic window of Balearica regulorum gibbericeps isolate bBalReg1 chromosome 9, bBalReg1.pri, whole genome shotgun sequence:
- the LOC104632626 gene encoding heat shock protein beta-7-like — translation MTSLGSASAYCAERIGAYGQGHGELRFEGDRRHGPFGARAHEAFGYPGSPGAMCPCSLGTWVHAQGDTYQVVADVSQFEPPDIVVTTSNCHVAIQAEKVAEDGTVCDTFTHKCRLPEDTDPLSVSCTLTETGTLVITARRRAGARPGEPPQPLYRSEAKL, via the exons ATGACCTCGCTCGGCTCAGCCTCTGCGTACTGCGCCGAGCGCATCGGTGCCTACGGCCAAGGCCATGGTGAACTGCGCTTTGAGGGCGACCGGCGGCACGGCCCCTTTGGGGCGCGGGCACACGAGGCCTTTGGGTACCCAG GGTCCCCGGGCGCCAtgtgcccctgcagcctgggCACCTGGGTGCATGCCCAGGGTGACACCTACCAGGTGGTGGCCGACGTCAGCCAGTTCGAGCCCCCCGACATCGTGGTGACCACCTCCAACTGCCACGTCGCCATCCAGGCCGAGAAG GTGGCTGAGGATGGCACTGTCTGTGACACCTTCACCCACAAGTGCCGGCTGCCCGAGGACACGGACCCGCTGTCGGTGAGCTGCACCCTCACCGAGACCGGCACACTGGTCATCACCGCCCGGCGCCGTGCCGGTGCCCGCCCTGGCGAGCCCCCGCAGCCGCTGTACCGCAGCGAGGCCAAGCTGTGA
- the CLCN2 gene encoding chloride channel protein 2 isoform X2 produces the protein MASESDAQRALQYEQTLMYGRYTQDLGTFAKDEAARLRLQQGHGEGDTPRPRRPSELLEYTQGRCVRCRVCALQCQRFLISKVGEDWVFLILLGLVMALVSWAMDFAIATCLQAQKWMYGGLDTNVLLQYLAWVTYPTVLITFSAGFTQILAPQAVGSGIPEMKTILRGVVLKEYLTLKTFVAKVIGLTCALGSGMPLGKEGPFVHIASMCAALLSHFFSLFGGIYENEARNIEMLAAACAVGVGCCFAAPIGGVLFSIEVTSTFFAVRNYWRGFFAATFSAFIFRVLAVWNKDEETITALFKTRFRLDFPFDLQELPAFAVIGIASGFGGALFVYLNRKIVQFMRRQKTINRFLMKKRLLFPALVTLLISTLTFPPGFGQFMAGQLTQKDTLVTLFDNQTWAKQGLSDEFEYLGILEAWRHPRSNVFVTLIVFILMKFWMSALATTIPVPCGAFMPVFVIAFGRLVGESMAAWFPDGIHTDSNIYRIVPGGYAVVGAAALSGAVTHTVSTAVIVFELTGQISHILPVMIAVILANAVAQSLQPSLYDSIIRIKKLPYLPELGWGHHEKYNVRVEDIMIRDIRYVTLNCKYQDLQHVLQSTKMKNLPLVESAESMILLGSIERAQVGALLSHQLSPQRRLQALRQKALAEEGHRLSDASICFQISTEASSGAPTHAAARKPLKPALKRVPSSVAKTPPAGTADHSGIALKSLFCANTAAEPTEAQGTAYRKAKHVRISITEEMDLGDKMTPAEILEWEEQQLDQLVDFSSAKIDPAPFQLVEHTSLHKTHTVFSLLGLDHAYVTSIGRLVGMVSLKELRKAIEGSLTAKGVKVRPPLASFRDSTASAGEPDTTALHQLWDRHQHHPMPREAGPGGDDDTPKGQ, from the exons ATGGCCTCCGAGAGCGATGCGCAGCGGGCGCTGCAGTATGAGCAGACGCTG ATGTACGGGCGCTACACGCAGGACCTGGGCACCTTTGCCAAGGACGAGGCAGCCCGGCTgcggctgcagcagggacatgGGGAGGGGGACACCCCCCGGCCACGCCGCCCCTCCGAGCTGCTGGAGTACACCCAGGGCCGCTGTGTCCGCTGCCGTG TCTGCGCCTTGCAGTGCCAGCGGTTCCTCATCTCCAAAGTGGGCGAGGACTGGgtcttcctcatcctcctggGGCTGGTCATGGCGCTGGTCAGCTGGGCCATGGACTTTGCCATCGCCACCTGCCTCCAAG CCCAGAAGTGGATGTATGGGGGCCTGGACACCAACGTGCTGCTGCAGTACCTGGCCTGGGTCACCTATCCCACCGTGCTCATCACCTTCTCAGCTGGCTTCACCCAGATCCTCGCCCCCCAGGCTGTGG GCTCAGGGATCCCCGAGATGAAGACCATCCTGCGGGGTGTCGTGCTGAAGGAGTACCTCACCCTCAAGACCTTCGTGGCAAAGGTGATCGGGCTGACGTGTGCCCTGGGCAGCGGCATGCCCTTGGGCAAGGAG GGTCCCTTCGTCCACATCGCCAGCATGTGTGCAGCCTTGCTCAGCcactttttctccctctttggGGGCATCTATGAG AATGAGGCAAGGAACATCGAAATGCTGGCGGCCGCCTGCGCCGTCGGTGTCGGCTGCTGCTTCGCCGCCCCCATCGGAG GCGTCCTCTTCAGCATTGAGGTCACCTCCACTTTCTTCGCCGTCCGTAACTACTGGCGCGGCTTCTTTGCCGCCACCTTCAGCGCCTTCATCTTCCGTGTCCTCGCCGTCTGGAACAAGGACGAAG AGACGATCACGGCACTGTTCAAGACCCGATTCCGCCTCGACTTCCCCTTCGACCTGCAGGAGCTGCCCGCCTTCGCTGTCATCGG GATTGCCAGCGGCTTCGGGGGTGCACTCTTCGTCTACCTCAACCGCAAGATTGTGCAGTTCATGCGCCGCCAGAAGACCATCAATCGCTTTCTCATGAAGAA GCGCCTGCTCTTCCCTGCCCTGGTGACGCTGCTCATCTCCACGCTGACCTTCCCGCCCGGCTTCGGACAGTTCATGGCTGGCCAG CTCACCCAGAAGGACACCCTGGTGACACTCTTCGACAACCAGACATGGGCCAAGCAGGGGCTCAGTGATGAGTTCGAGTACTTGGGCATCCTGGAGGCCTGGCGCCACCCCCGCTCCAACGTCTTCGTCACCCTTATTGTCTTCATCCTCATGAAG TTCTGGATGTCAGCCCTGGCCACCACCATCCCAGTGCCCTGCGGAGCCTTCATGCCCGTCTTTGTCATCG ccTTTGGGCGCCTGGTGGGGGAGAGCATGGCAGCCTGGTTCCCCGATGGCATCCACACCGACAGCAACATCTACCGCATCGTGCCAGGGGGCTACGCCGTGGTGG GGGCAGCCGCGCTGTCGGGTGCTGTCACCCACACGGTGTCCACGGCCGTCATCGTCTTTGAGCTGACGGGGCAGATCTCACACATCCTGCCTGTCATGATCGCCGTCATCCTGGCCAACGCCGTAGCCCAGAGCCTCCAGCCCTCCCTCTATGACAGCATCATCCGCATCAAGAAGCTGCCCTACCTCCCCGAGCTGGGCTGGGGCCACCACGA GAAATACAACGTGCGGGTAGAGGACATCATGATACGGGACATCCGCTACGTCACCCTCAACTGCAAGTACCAGGACCTACAGCATGTCCTGCAGAGCACCAAGATGAAGAACCTGCCGCTGGTGGAGTCGGCTG AGTCCATGATCCTGCTGGGCTCCATCGAGCGGGCACAGGTGGGGGCCCTGCTCAGCCACCAGCTCAGCCCCCAGCGCCGGCTCCAGGCCCTGCGGCAGAAGGCACTGGCCGAGGAGGGGCACCGGCTCTCTGATGCCAGCATCTGCTTCCAG ATCAGCACAGAGGCCTCCTCGGGAGCCCCCACCCACGCTGCCGCCCGCAAGCCCCTGAAGCCGGCACTGAAGCGGGTGCCCAGCAGCGTGGCCAAGACTCCCCCAG ctggcacCGCCGATCACTCCGGCATTGCCCTCAAGAGCCTCTTCTGTGCCAACACCGCCGCAGAGCCCACCGAG GCCCAGGGCACGGCCTATCGCAAGGCCAAACACGTCCGCATTTCCATCACG GAGGAGATGGATCTGGGTGACAAGATGACCCCGGCTGAG atccTGGAgtgggaggagcagcagctggaccAGCTGGTGGACTTCAGCAGCGCCAAGATAGACCCCGCACCCTTCCAGCTGGTGGAGCACACCTCACTGCACAAG ACCCACACCGTCTTCTCGCTGCTGGGGCTGGACCACGCATACGTCACCAGCATCGGGCGCTTGGTGGGCATGGTGTCCCTCAAGGAG CTGCGCAAGGCCATCGAGGGCTCACTGACAGCCAAGGGGGTGAAGGTGCGCCCACCGCTCGCCAGCTTCCGCGACAGCACTGCCAGCGCCGGGGAGCCCGACACCACCGCCCTGCACCAGCTCTGGGACCGCCATCAGCACCACCCCATGCCCCGCGAGGCCGGTCCCGGGGGCGACGACGACACCCCCAAGGGCCAGTGA
- the CLCN2 gene encoding chloride channel protein 2 isoform X1 — protein sequence MASESDAQRALQYEQTLMYGRYTQDLGTFAKDEAARLRLQQGHGEGDTPRPRRPSELLEYTQGRCVRCRVCALQCQRFLISKVGEDWVFLILLGLVMALVSWAMDFAIATCLQAQKWMYGGLDTNVLLQYLAWVTYPTVLITFSAGFTQILAPQAVGSGIPEMKTILRGVVLKEYLTLKTFVAKVIGLTCALGSGMPLGKEGPFVHIASMCAALLSHFFSLFGGIYENEARNIEMLAAACAVGVGCCFAAPIGGVLFSIEVTSTFFAVRNYWRGFFAATFSAFIFRVLAVWNKDEETITALFKTRFRLDFPFDLQELPAFAVIGIASGFGGALFVYLNRKIVQFMRRQKTINRFLMKKRLLFPALVTLLISTLTFPPGFGQFMAGQLTQKDTLVTLFDNQTWAKQGLSDEFEYLGILEAWRHPRSNVFVTLIVFILMKFWMSALATTIPVPCGAFMPVFVIGAAFGRLVGESMAAWFPDGIHTDSNIYRIVPGGYAVVGAAALSGAVTHTVSTAVIVFELTGQISHILPVMIAVILANAVAQSLQPSLYDSIIRIKKLPYLPELGWGHHEKYNVRVEDIMIRDIRYVTLNCKYQDLQHVLQSTKMKNLPLVESAESMILLGSIERAQVGALLSHQLSPQRRLQALRQKALAEEGHRLSDASICFQISTEASSGAPTHAAARKPLKPALKRVPSSVAKTPPAGTADHSGIALKSLFCANTAAEPTEAQGTAYRKAKHVRISITEEMDLGDKMTPAEILEWEEQQLDQLVDFSSAKIDPAPFQLVEHTSLHKTHTVFSLLGLDHAYVTSIGRLVGMVSLKELRKAIEGSLTAKGVKVRPPLASFRDSTASAGEPDTTALHQLWDRHQHHPMPREAGPGGDDDTPKGQ from the exons ATGGCCTCCGAGAGCGATGCGCAGCGGGCGCTGCAGTATGAGCAGACGCTG ATGTACGGGCGCTACACGCAGGACCTGGGCACCTTTGCCAAGGACGAGGCAGCCCGGCTgcggctgcagcagggacatgGGGAGGGGGACACCCCCCGGCCACGCCGCCCCTCCGAGCTGCTGGAGTACACCCAGGGCCGCTGTGTCCGCTGCCGTG TCTGCGCCTTGCAGTGCCAGCGGTTCCTCATCTCCAAAGTGGGCGAGGACTGGgtcttcctcatcctcctggGGCTGGTCATGGCGCTGGTCAGCTGGGCCATGGACTTTGCCATCGCCACCTGCCTCCAAG CCCAGAAGTGGATGTATGGGGGCCTGGACACCAACGTGCTGCTGCAGTACCTGGCCTGGGTCACCTATCCCACCGTGCTCATCACCTTCTCAGCTGGCTTCACCCAGATCCTCGCCCCCCAGGCTGTGG GCTCAGGGATCCCCGAGATGAAGACCATCCTGCGGGGTGTCGTGCTGAAGGAGTACCTCACCCTCAAGACCTTCGTGGCAAAGGTGATCGGGCTGACGTGTGCCCTGGGCAGCGGCATGCCCTTGGGCAAGGAG GGTCCCTTCGTCCACATCGCCAGCATGTGTGCAGCCTTGCTCAGCcactttttctccctctttggGGGCATCTATGAG AATGAGGCAAGGAACATCGAAATGCTGGCGGCCGCCTGCGCCGTCGGTGTCGGCTGCTGCTTCGCCGCCCCCATCGGAG GCGTCCTCTTCAGCATTGAGGTCACCTCCACTTTCTTCGCCGTCCGTAACTACTGGCGCGGCTTCTTTGCCGCCACCTTCAGCGCCTTCATCTTCCGTGTCCTCGCCGTCTGGAACAAGGACGAAG AGACGATCACGGCACTGTTCAAGACCCGATTCCGCCTCGACTTCCCCTTCGACCTGCAGGAGCTGCCCGCCTTCGCTGTCATCGG GATTGCCAGCGGCTTCGGGGGTGCACTCTTCGTCTACCTCAACCGCAAGATTGTGCAGTTCATGCGCCGCCAGAAGACCATCAATCGCTTTCTCATGAAGAA GCGCCTGCTCTTCCCTGCCCTGGTGACGCTGCTCATCTCCACGCTGACCTTCCCGCCCGGCTTCGGACAGTTCATGGCTGGCCAG CTCACCCAGAAGGACACCCTGGTGACACTCTTCGACAACCAGACATGGGCCAAGCAGGGGCTCAGTGATGAGTTCGAGTACTTGGGCATCCTGGAGGCCTGGCGCCACCCCCGCTCCAACGTCTTCGTCACCCTTATTGTCTTCATCCTCATGAAG TTCTGGATGTCAGCCCTGGCCACCACCATCCCAGTGCCCTGCGGAGCCTTCATGCCCGTCTTTGTCATCG gggcagccTTTGGGCGCCTGGTGGGGGAGAGCATGGCAGCCTGGTTCCCCGATGGCATCCACACCGACAGCAACATCTACCGCATCGTGCCAGGGGGCTACGCCGTGGTGG GGGCAGCCGCGCTGTCGGGTGCTGTCACCCACACGGTGTCCACGGCCGTCATCGTCTTTGAGCTGACGGGGCAGATCTCACACATCCTGCCTGTCATGATCGCCGTCATCCTGGCCAACGCCGTAGCCCAGAGCCTCCAGCCCTCCCTCTATGACAGCATCATCCGCATCAAGAAGCTGCCCTACCTCCCCGAGCTGGGCTGGGGCCACCACGA GAAATACAACGTGCGGGTAGAGGACATCATGATACGGGACATCCGCTACGTCACCCTCAACTGCAAGTACCAGGACCTACAGCATGTCCTGCAGAGCACCAAGATGAAGAACCTGCCGCTGGTGGAGTCGGCTG AGTCCATGATCCTGCTGGGCTCCATCGAGCGGGCACAGGTGGGGGCCCTGCTCAGCCACCAGCTCAGCCCCCAGCGCCGGCTCCAGGCCCTGCGGCAGAAGGCACTGGCCGAGGAGGGGCACCGGCTCTCTGATGCCAGCATCTGCTTCCAG ATCAGCACAGAGGCCTCCTCGGGAGCCCCCACCCACGCTGCCGCCCGCAAGCCCCTGAAGCCGGCACTGAAGCGGGTGCCCAGCAGCGTGGCCAAGACTCCCCCAG ctggcacCGCCGATCACTCCGGCATTGCCCTCAAGAGCCTCTTCTGTGCCAACACCGCCGCAGAGCCCACCGAG GCCCAGGGCACGGCCTATCGCAAGGCCAAACACGTCCGCATTTCCATCACG GAGGAGATGGATCTGGGTGACAAGATGACCCCGGCTGAG atccTGGAgtgggaggagcagcagctggaccAGCTGGTGGACTTCAGCAGCGCCAAGATAGACCCCGCACCCTTCCAGCTGGTGGAGCACACCTCACTGCACAAG ACCCACACCGTCTTCTCGCTGCTGGGGCTGGACCACGCATACGTCACCAGCATCGGGCGCTTGGTGGGCATGGTGTCCCTCAAGGAG CTGCGCAAGGCCATCGAGGGCTCACTGACAGCCAAGGGGGTGAAGGTGCGCCCACCGCTCGCCAGCTTCCGCGACAGCACTGCCAGCGCCGGGGAGCCCGACACCACCGCCCTGCACCAGCTCTGGGACCGCCATCAGCACCACCCCATGCCCCGCGAGGCCGGTCCCGGGGGCGACGACGACACCCCCAAGGGCCAGTGA
- the CLCN2 gene encoding chloride channel protein 2 isoform X3: MASESDAQRALQYEQTLMYGRYTQDLGTFAKDEAARLRLQQGHGEGDTPRPRRPSELLEYTQGRCVRCRVCALQCQRFLISKVGEDWVFLILLGLVMALVSWAMDFAIATCLQAQKWMYGGLDTNVLLQYLAWVTYPTVLITFSAGFTQILAPQAVGSGIPEMKTILRGVVLKEYLTLKTFVAKVIGLTCALGSGMPLGKEGPFVHIASMCAALLSHFFSLFGGIYENEARNIEMLAAACAVGVGCCFAAPIGGVLFSIEVTSTFFAVRNYWRGFFAATFSAFIFRVLAVWNKDEETITALFKTRFRLDFPFDLQELPAFAVIGIASGFGGALFVYLNRKIVQFMRRQKTINRFLMKKRLLFPALVTLLISTLTFPPGFGQFMAGQLTQKDTLVTLFDNQTWAKQGLSDEFEYLGILEAWRHPRSNVFVTLIVFILMKFWMSALATTIPVPCGAFMPVFVIGAAFGRLVGESMAAWFPDGIHTDSNIYRIVPGGYAVVGAAALSGAVTHTVSTAVIVFELTGQISHILPVMIAVILANAVAQSLQPSLYDSIIRIKKLPYLPELGWGHHEKYNVRVEDIMIRDIRYVTLNCKYQDLQHVLQSTKMKNLPLVESAESMILLGSIERAQVGALLSHQLSPQRRLQALRQKALAEEGHRLSDASICFQISTEASSGAPTHAAARKPLKPALKRVPSSVAKTPPAGTADHSGIALKSLFCANTAAEPTEEEMDLGDKMTPAEILEWEEQQLDQLVDFSSAKIDPAPFQLVEHTSLHKTHTVFSLLGLDHAYVTSIGRLVGMVSLKELRKAIEGSLTAKGVKVRPPLASFRDSTASAGEPDTTALHQLWDRHQHHPMPREAGPGGDDDTPKGQ, encoded by the exons ATGGCCTCCGAGAGCGATGCGCAGCGGGCGCTGCAGTATGAGCAGACGCTG ATGTACGGGCGCTACACGCAGGACCTGGGCACCTTTGCCAAGGACGAGGCAGCCCGGCTgcggctgcagcagggacatgGGGAGGGGGACACCCCCCGGCCACGCCGCCCCTCCGAGCTGCTGGAGTACACCCAGGGCCGCTGTGTCCGCTGCCGTG TCTGCGCCTTGCAGTGCCAGCGGTTCCTCATCTCCAAAGTGGGCGAGGACTGGgtcttcctcatcctcctggGGCTGGTCATGGCGCTGGTCAGCTGGGCCATGGACTTTGCCATCGCCACCTGCCTCCAAG CCCAGAAGTGGATGTATGGGGGCCTGGACACCAACGTGCTGCTGCAGTACCTGGCCTGGGTCACCTATCCCACCGTGCTCATCACCTTCTCAGCTGGCTTCACCCAGATCCTCGCCCCCCAGGCTGTGG GCTCAGGGATCCCCGAGATGAAGACCATCCTGCGGGGTGTCGTGCTGAAGGAGTACCTCACCCTCAAGACCTTCGTGGCAAAGGTGATCGGGCTGACGTGTGCCCTGGGCAGCGGCATGCCCTTGGGCAAGGAG GGTCCCTTCGTCCACATCGCCAGCATGTGTGCAGCCTTGCTCAGCcactttttctccctctttggGGGCATCTATGAG AATGAGGCAAGGAACATCGAAATGCTGGCGGCCGCCTGCGCCGTCGGTGTCGGCTGCTGCTTCGCCGCCCCCATCGGAG GCGTCCTCTTCAGCATTGAGGTCACCTCCACTTTCTTCGCCGTCCGTAACTACTGGCGCGGCTTCTTTGCCGCCACCTTCAGCGCCTTCATCTTCCGTGTCCTCGCCGTCTGGAACAAGGACGAAG AGACGATCACGGCACTGTTCAAGACCCGATTCCGCCTCGACTTCCCCTTCGACCTGCAGGAGCTGCCCGCCTTCGCTGTCATCGG GATTGCCAGCGGCTTCGGGGGTGCACTCTTCGTCTACCTCAACCGCAAGATTGTGCAGTTCATGCGCCGCCAGAAGACCATCAATCGCTTTCTCATGAAGAA GCGCCTGCTCTTCCCTGCCCTGGTGACGCTGCTCATCTCCACGCTGACCTTCCCGCCCGGCTTCGGACAGTTCATGGCTGGCCAG CTCACCCAGAAGGACACCCTGGTGACACTCTTCGACAACCAGACATGGGCCAAGCAGGGGCTCAGTGATGAGTTCGAGTACTTGGGCATCCTGGAGGCCTGGCGCCACCCCCGCTCCAACGTCTTCGTCACCCTTATTGTCTTCATCCTCATGAAG TTCTGGATGTCAGCCCTGGCCACCACCATCCCAGTGCCCTGCGGAGCCTTCATGCCCGTCTTTGTCATCG gggcagccTTTGGGCGCCTGGTGGGGGAGAGCATGGCAGCCTGGTTCCCCGATGGCATCCACACCGACAGCAACATCTACCGCATCGTGCCAGGGGGCTACGCCGTGGTGG GGGCAGCCGCGCTGTCGGGTGCTGTCACCCACACGGTGTCCACGGCCGTCATCGTCTTTGAGCTGACGGGGCAGATCTCACACATCCTGCCTGTCATGATCGCCGTCATCCTGGCCAACGCCGTAGCCCAGAGCCTCCAGCCCTCCCTCTATGACAGCATCATCCGCATCAAGAAGCTGCCCTACCTCCCCGAGCTGGGCTGGGGCCACCACGA GAAATACAACGTGCGGGTAGAGGACATCATGATACGGGACATCCGCTACGTCACCCTCAACTGCAAGTACCAGGACCTACAGCATGTCCTGCAGAGCACCAAGATGAAGAACCTGCCGCTGGTGGAGTCGGCTG AGTCCATGATCCTGCTGGGCTCCATCGAGCGGGCACAGGTGGGGGCCCTGCTCAGCCACCAGCTCAGCCCCCAGCGCCGGCTCCAGGCCCTGCGGCAGAAGGCACTGGCCGAGGAGGGGCACCGGCTCTCTGATGCCAGCATCTGCTTCCAG ATCAGCACAGAGGCCTCCTCGGGAGCCCCCACCCACGCTGCCGCCCGCAAGCCCCTGAAGCCGGCACTGAAGCGGGTGCCCAGCAGCGTGGCCAAGACTCCCCCAG ctggcacCGCCGATCACTCCGGCATTGCCCTCAAGAGCCTCTTCTGTGCCAACACCGCCGCAGAGCCCACCGAG GAGGAGATGGATCTGGGTGACAAGATGACCCCGGCTGAG atccTGGAgtgggaggagcagcagctggaccAGCTGGTGGACTTCAGCAGCGCCAAGATAGACCCCGCACCCTTCCAGCTGGTGGAGCACACCTCACTGCACAAG ACCCACACCGTCTTCTCGCTGCTGGGGCTGGACCACGCATACGTCACCAGCATCGGGCGCTTGGTGGGCATGGTGTCCCTCAAGGAG CTGCGCAAGGCCATCGAGGGCTCACTGACAGCCAAGGGGGTGAAGGTGCGCCCACCGCTCGCCAGCTTCCGCGACAGCACTGCCAGCGCCGGGGAGCCCGACACCACCGCCCTGCACCAGCTCTGGGACCGCCATCAGCACCACCCCATGCCCCGCGAGGCCGGTCCCGGGGGCGACGACGACACCCCCAAGGGCCAGTGA